In a single window of the Jaculus jaculus isolate mJacJac1 chromosome 9, mJacJac1.mat.Y.cur, whole genome shotgun sequence genome:
- the Gga3 gene encoding ADP-ribosylation factor-binding protein GGA3: MAETEGESLESWLNKATNPSNRQEDWEYIIGFCDQINKELEGPQIAVRLLAHKIQSPQEWEAVQALTVLEACMKNCGRRFHNEVGKFRFLNELIKVVSPKYLGDRVSEKVKATVIELLYSWTLALPEEAKIKDAYHMLKRQGIVQLDPAVPMDRTLIPSPPPRPKNPVFDDEEKSKLLAKLLKSKNPDDLQEANKLIKSMVKEDEARIQKVTRRLHTLEEVNNNVKLLHEMLLHFSPEHSSEADRELMKELFDRCENKRRTLFKLASETEDNDNSLGDILQASDNLSRVINSYKTIIEGQVINGEVTTSTMPDSEGNNHCSNQGTLIDLAELDTPSSSSPVLAPAPTPSSSGIPILPPPPQTSGPPRSRSASQAEAPPGPNSTSNALSLLDEELLCLGLTDPAPTAPPKDSAGSSQWHLFQSEPSDLDFFSSKPGPAACCPSEGPLLPAAATVLSTPQAASPHPFPVPVAPASAPAPSTASFMLSSGLAPALASKVECLSSGLGDSTLHQLDALDQLLEETKVNSGLVKPVSCFSPGAATSPLLPTSAPARPLLPFSTVPGSPLFQPPAFQSQGSPVKGPELSLASVHVPLESIKPSSALPVTAYDKNGFRILFHFAKECPPGRPDVLVVVVSMLNTAPLPVKSIVLQAAVPKSMKVKLQPPSGTELSPFSPIQPPAAITQVMLLANPTKEKVRLRYKLTFALGEQLSTELGEVDQFPPVEQWGNL; this comes from the exons ATAAAGCCACCAATCCTTCTAACCGCCAAGAGGACTGGGAATACATAATTGGCTTCTGTGATCAGATCAACAAAGAACTTGAAGG GCCTCAGATCGCTGTCCGTCTGCTGGCTCACAAGATCCAATCTCCACAGGAATGGGAGGCAGTGCAGGCCCTCACG GTACTGGAGGCGTGTATGAAGAACTGTGGGAGGAGATTTCATAATGAAGTGGGAAAGTTCCGGTTCTTGAATGAGTTAATCAAAGTTGTCTCTCCAAAG tacttgggagatagGGTGTCTGAGAAAGTGAAGGCCACAGTCATCGAGCTGCTTTAtagctggacactggctctgcCGGAAGAAGCTAAGATCAAAGATGCCTACCATATGTTGAAGAGACAGG GTATAGTGCAGTTGGACCCTGCTGTCCCCATGGACAGAACACTGATCCCTTCTCCCCCACCTCGTCCTAAAAACCCTGTTTTTGATGATGAGGAAAAATCCAAG CTTTTAGCCAAGCTACTGAAAAGCAAGAACCCGGATGACCTGCAAGAGGCCAACAAGCTCATCAAGTCCATGGTGAAAGAA gatgaagCTCGCATCCAAAAGGTGACCCGACGTCTGCACACGCTGGAAGAGGTCAACAACAACGTGAAGCTGCTCCACGAGATGCTCCTGCACTTCAGCCCTGAGCACTCGTCCGAGGCCGACCGAGAGCTCATGAAG GAGCTGTTTGATCGGTGTGAGAACAAGAGACGGACATTATTTAAACTAGCCAGCGAGACGGAGGACAACGACAATAGTTTGG GGGACATCCTACAGGCCAGTGACAACCTCTCCCGGGTCATCAACTCTTACAAAACAATTATAGAAGGGCAGGTCATCAATGGTGAGGTGACCACCTCAACCATGCCTGACTCTGAAG GAAACAATCACTGCAGTAACCAAGGCACTCTCATCGACCTTGCTGAGTTGGACACACCCAGCAGCTCATCCCCAGTGTTGGCTCCAGCACCCACTCCATCTTCCTCAGGAATCCCTATCCTTCCTCCACCCCCCCAGACCTCTGGACCTCCTCGCAGCCGCTCAGCAAGCCAGGCCGAGGCTCCCCCAGGGCCCAACAGCACAAGCAATGCCCTCTCCTTGCTGGATGAGGAACTGCTCTGTTTGG GCCTCACTGACCCAGCCCCCACTGCTCCTCCCAAAGATTCTGCTGGAAGCAGCCAGTGGCACCTGTTCCAG AGTGAACCATCAGACCTGGACTTCTTCAGCTCCAAGCCAGggcctgctgcttgctgcccatCAGAGGGACCCCTACTTCCAGCTGCAGCCACTGTCTTAAGTACCCCCCAGGCTGCCTCGCCACACCCTTTCCCAGTTCCTGTGGCCCCAGCCAGTGCGCCTGCTCCCAGCACTGCCTCCTTCATGCTCTCTTCTGGACTTGCCCCAGCTTTGGCTTCGAAAGTTGAGTGCCTCAGCTCAGGACTGGGTGACAGCACGTTGCACCAACTGGATGCCCTTGATCAACTTCTGGAAGAGACCAAAGT GAACTCAGGCTTGGTGAAGCCAGTCTCTTGCTTTTCCCCTGGGGCTGCTACCTCCCCCCTGCTCCCCACCTCTGCGCCTGCCAGGCCTCTCCTGCCCTTCTCCACTGTGCCTGGGAGTCCTCTCTTCCAGCCACCAGCCTTCCAGTCCCAGGGCAGCCCTGTGAAGGGGCCTGAGCTCTCACTGGCCAGTGTCCACGTGCCCCTGGAATCCATCAAACCTA GCAGTGCCCTTCCTGTGACAGCCTATGACAAGAATGGCTTCCGCATCCTGTTCCACTTTGCCAAAGAGTGCCCACCAGGGCGGCCTGAtgttctggtggtggtggtgtccaTGCTGAACACAGCTCCCTTGCCAGTCAAGAGCATCGTGCTGCAGGCTGCAGTGCCCAAG TCAATGAAAGTGAAGTTGCAGCCACCCTCTGGAACCGAACTCTCTCCGTTTAGTCCTATCCAGCCACCTGCAGCCATCACCCAGGTTATGCTGCTGGCCAATCCAACGAAG GAGAAAGTGCGGCTTCGGTATAAACTGACATTTGCCCTGGGGGAGCAGCTGAGCACAGAACTGGGTGAAGTGGACCAGTTCCCTCCAGTGGAGCAGTGGGGGAACCTATGA